One Sanguibacter sp. HDW7 DNA window includes the following coding sequences:
- a CDS encoding ABC transporter ATP-binding protein has product MAVLELRDVRRTYGTDGGEVHALDGVDLTIDEGDLVAIMGASGSGKSTMMNILGCLDVPTSGTYLLDGTDVTTLRESELARVRGRRVGFVFQAFNLVPRMSALANVELPMAYAGVRPAERRRRARAALELVGLGDRATHAPNELSGGQQQRVAVARSLVNAPRLVLADEPTGNLDSRSTAEVLDIFGRLNDGGRTIVLITHEDEVAAACRRVVRMRDGRIVADERTDGLAPGANLLRTQEAVA; this is encoded by the coding sequence ATGGCGGTCCTCGAGCTGCGCGACGTGCGACGCACCTACGGCACCGACGGCGGAGAGGTGCACGCGCTCGACGGCGTCGACCTCACGATCGACGAGGGCGACCTCGTCGCGATCATGGGGGCCTCGGGCTCCGGGAAGTCCACGATGATGAACATCCTCGGCTGCCTCGACGTCCCGACGTCCGGCACCTACCTGCTCGACGGCACGGACGTCACGACCCTTCGCGAGAGCGAGCTCGCCCGCGTGCGGGGTCGCCGCGTGGGCTTCGTCTTCCAGGCGTTCAACCTCGTGCCGCGCATGAGCGCGCTCGCGAACGTCGAGCTGCCCATGGCGTACGCGGGTGTGCGGCCGGCCGAGCGGCGGCGGCGTGCACGTGCGGCGCTCGAGCTCGTCGGGCTCGGCGACCGTGCGACGCACGCGCCGAACGAGCTCTCGGGCGGCCAGCAGCAGCGGGTCGCGGTCGCGCGCTCGCTCGTCAACGCGCCGCGGCTCGTCCTCGCCGACGAGCCGACGGGCAACCTCGACTCGCGCTCGACCGCGGAGGTCCTCGACATCTTCGGCCGGCTCAACGACGGGGGCCGCACGATCGTCCTCATCACGCACGAGGACGAGGTCGCGGCGGCCTGCCGCCGCGTCGTCCGCATGCGCGACGGCCGGATCGTCGCCGACGAGCGCACCGACGGCCTCGCGCCCGGCGCGAACCTGCTGCGCACGCAGGAGGCTGTCGCATGA
- a CDS encoding ABC transporter permease: MSPLEIVRSSLRGIGANPLRSCLTLLGVLIGVGSVILLVGVGNGSAQAVQDQIGSLGTTTITVRSSTSSGGRNAVQDQTLTTETVDAIAASVTEGSSPSIATVVPQVTSSATVVVGSTTSSVQIVGTTPDYFEATAWPVALGRGFTQNDLDLSRRVVVLGAQVAEDLFGDDDPVGQSVVVGSTPFVVDGVMAAKDSAGTSSTNDLVVMPLTRVERTFTGYGGLSAITLTATDADTVDAAMAEATYVLDEALGVAAGADAPYTISSQSQLLSTATSATATFTSMLAAVAALSLLVGGIGVTNIMLVTVTERTREIGIRKALGATRAAVLGQFLLEASLLSLLGGALGVLGAWIGSQFTILGTNPVIVPSTVVLALAVSIGIGVVFGGYPALRAARMRPVDALRHD; this comes from the coding sequence ATGAGCCCGCTCGAGATCGTCCGGTCCTCGCTGCGCGGCATCGGCGCGAACCCGCTGCGCTCGTGCCTCACGCTGCTCGGGGTGCTCATCGGTGTCGGCTCCGTCATCCTCCTCGTGGGCGTCGGCAACGGGTCCGCGCAGGCCGTGCAGGACCAGATCGGCTCGCTCGGGACGACGACGATCACGGTGCGGTCGTCGACCTCGTCAGGCGGTCGAAACGCCGTGCAGGACCAGACGCTGACGACCGAGACGGTCGACGCGATCGCCGCATCCGTCACCGAGGGTTCCTCGCCGTCGATCGCGACCGTCGTGCCGCAGGTGACGAGCTCGGCCACGGTCGTCGTCGGCTCGACGACGTCGAGCGTGCAGATCGTCGGGACGACGCCCGACTACTTCGAGGCGACCGCGTGGCCCGTCGCGCTCGGCCGTGGCTTCACGCAGAACGACCTCGACCTCTCGCGGCGCGTCGTCGTCCTCGGCGCGCAGGTCGCCGAGGATCTCTTCGGCGACGACGACCCGGTCGGGCAGAGCGTCGTCGTCGGCTCGACACCCTTCGTCGTCGACGGCGTCATGGCCGCGAAGGACTCTGCGGGCACGTCGTCGACGAACGACCTCGTCGTCATGCCGCTCACGCGCGTCGAGCGCACGTTCACGGGTTACGGCGGCCTCTCGGCGATCACGCTCACCGCGACGGACGCGGACACGGTCGACGCGGCGATGGCCGAGGCCACGTACGTGCTCGACGAGGCCCTCGGCGTCGCCGCGGGAGCCGACGCGCCCTACACGATCTCCAGCCAGTCGCAGCTGCTGTCGACGGCGACGTCCGCGACCGCGACGTTCACGTCGATGCTCGCCGCCGTCGCTGCCCTCTCCCTGCTCGTCGGCGGCATCGGCGTCACGAACATCATGCTCGTCACCGTCACCGAGCGGACGCGCGAGATCGGCATCCGCAAGGCCCTCGGCGCGACGCGCGCCGCGGTCCTCGGGCAGTTCCTCCTCGAGGCGTCCCTGCTGTCGCTGCTCGGCGGTGCGCTCGGCGTCCTCGGTGCGTGGATCGGCTCGCAGTTCACGATCCTCGGCACGAACCCCGTCATCGTCCCGTCCACCGTCGTCCTCGCGCTCGCCGTCTCGATCGGCATCGGCGTCGTCTTCGGCGGCTACCCCGCGCTGCGTGCGGCTCGCATGCGGCCCGTCGACGCCCTGCGTCACGACTGA
- a CDS encoding NAD-dependent malic enzyme, translated as MSPAPSVSSSITARLRVEARPTVVSELTTAVEQHGGLVTGIDVTESGSVRMTVDLTCATSGDAHAQEIVETLRHVPGVEVDRVSDRTFLMHLGGKLRIEPTAPIRNRDDLSMIYTPGVARVCEAIAARPDDARRLTIKRNTIAVVTDGTAVLGLGDIGPLASLPVMEGKAALFKRFAGIDAFPIALDTTDVDEIVRTVKAIAPVFAGINLEDISAPRCFEVERRLRDELDIPVFHDDQHGTAIVALAALLNALTVVGKPLPGVRIVLSGAGAAGTAILKLLLSAGVQDVVVADIDGVVHAGRPGLTEQLRWTAEHTNPRGVTGTLAGALAGADVFIGVSAPDVITADDVATMADDAIVFAMANPRPEIDPVEAAKHAAIVGTGRSDFSNQINNVLAFPGVFRGLLDAQSSRITDELLLAAARALASTVHPGQLNATYIVPSVFNPDVTTVVAEAVADVARRTGIANE; from the coding sequence ATGAGCCCCGCACCGAGCGTCTCGTCGTCCATCACCGCACGACTGCGCGTCGAGGCGCGGCCCACGGTGGTCAGCGAGCTGACGACGGCCGTCGAGCAGCACGGCGGGCTCGTCACCGGCATCGACGTCACCGAGTCGGGCAGCGTGCGCATGACGGTCGACCTCACGTGCGCGACGAGCGGCGACGCGCATGCGCAGGAGATCGTCGAGACGCTCCGTCACGTGCCGGGCGTCGAGGTCGACCGGGTCTCCGACCGCACGTTCCTCATGCACCTGGGCGGCAAGCTCCGCATCGAGCCGACCGCCCCCATCCGCAACCGCGACGACCTCTCGATGATCTACACGCCGGGCGTCGCACGCGTGTGCGAGGCGATCGCCGCGCGGCCCGACGACGCCCGCCGCCTGACGATCAAACGCAACACGATCGCCGTCGTCACCGACGGCACGGCCGTCCTCGGCCTCGGCGACATCGGCCCGCTCGCCTCCCTGCCGGTCATGGAGGGCAAGGCCGCGCTCTTCAAGCGCTTCGCGGGCATCGACGCGTTCCCGATCGCGCTCGACACGACGGACGTCGACGAGATCGTCCGCACCGTCAAGGCCATCGCTCCCGTCTTCGCGGGCATCAACCTCGAGGACATCTCCGCGCCCCGCTGCTTCGAGGTCGAGCGGCGCCTGCGCGACGAGCTCGACATCCCCGTCTTCCACGACGACCAGCACGGCACGGCGATCGTCGCGCTCGCGGCGCTGCTCAACGCGCTCACCGTCGTCGGCAAGCCGCTGCCGGGCGTGAGGATCGTCCTGTCCGGTGCGGGCGCCGCCGGCACCGCGATCCTCAAGCTCCTGCTCTCCGCGGGAGTGCAGGACGTCGTCGTCGCGGACATCGACGGCGTCGTCCACGCGGGCCGCCCCGGCCTGACGGAGCAGCTGCGCTGGACCGCCGAGCACACCAATCCTCGGGGCGTCACCGGCACGCTCGCGGGCGCGCTCGCGGGCGCCGACGTCTTCATCGGCGTCTCCGCGCCCGACGTCATCACGGCCGACGACGTCGCGACGATGGCCGACGACGCGATCGTCTTCGCGATGGCCAACCCCCGCCCCGAGATCGACCCGGTCGAGGCCGCCAAGCACGCGGCGATCGTCGGGACGGGCCGCAGCGACTTCTCCAACCAGATCAACAACGTGCTCGCGTTCCCCGGCGTGTTCCGGGGGCTGCTCGACGCGCAGTCCTCGCGCATCACCGACGAGCTCCTGCTCGCGGCGGCCCGCGCGCTCGCGTCGACCGTCCACCCCGGGCAGCTCAACGCGACGTACATCGTGCCGAGCGTCTTCAACCCGGACGTCACGACCGTCGTCGCCGAGGCCGTCGCCGACGTCGCGCGCCGGACGGGCATCGCGAACGAGTAG
- a CDS encoding glycoside hydrolase family 9 protein: MLSRDERTPRVLTTHVGLGTDLPASVVVATTTVGATVAGTLVDGAGTRTTLPDAVASTTPGWSVGPHARLELPSDLAPGEWTLDVTDGSGSARVSLTVAPDLLQRAVLPDVLAYFRGQRSSGEIDRKDRAARLWGDTIGRTVDARGGWLDASGDTSKFLSHLTYTTAMSPQQTPLCAWAFMAARDELARRHLAVVRAVGTRLRDEALWGADFLVRFQAPEGYFYVGIFDALTKELDERVINAPIQDCGRTDRYQAGYRHGGGLAIAALARAATLDDDGDLTREQYLAAARRGFEHLEAHNVEHLWDGRENALDDACALLAAAELVAAGASDARPAAERRASSLVARYVRPDDGPGWFDLDGTGTPFFHAAEPGLPVVALLRAADVLGGALADDARAVAVRAMTDVLDRTSAVVNPFGYPRQLTQPLGGGPREAFFFPHANETGYWWQGENAGISSLATAALLAADHAAPGLRERLRAFASDQVGWVLGRNPFDVCMLQGRGRGVVEYESDFPNAPGGIVNGITSGWTDEDDIAFLPHEAPPGDSWRWSEQWIPHTAWFALAVATL, encoded by the coding sequence GTGCTCTCAAGGGATGAGAGGACGCCACGCGTCCTCACCACGCACGTCGGTCTCGGGACCGACCTCCCCGCCTCGGTCGTCGTCGCGACGACCACCGTCGGTGCGACCGTCGCGGGCACGCTCGTCGACGGTGCGGGCACCCGGACGACGCTGCCCGACGCCGTCGCCTCGACGACGCCCGGTTGGTCGGTCGGACCGCATGCGCGGCTCGAGCTCCCCTCGGACCTCGCGCCGGGTGAGTGGACGCTCGACGTCACCGACGGCTCAGGCAGCGCGCGCGTCAGCCTCACTGTCGCTCCCGACCTGCTCCAGCGAGCAGTCCTGCCCGACGTCCTCGCGTACTTCCGCGGGCAACGGTCGTCGGGCGAGATCGACCGCAAGGACCGTGCCGCGCGCCTCTGGGGCGACACGATCGGGCGCACGGTCGACGCGCGCGGAGGCTGGCTCGACGCGAGCGGCGACACCAGCAAGTTCCTCAGCCACCTCACGTACACGACGGCCATGAGCCCCCAGCAGACCCCGTTGTGCGCGTGGGCCTTCATGGCAGCGCGGGACGAGCTCGCACGTCGACACCTGGCCGTCGTCCGCGCGGTCGGGACCCGTCTCCGCGACGAGGCGTTGTGGGGAGCGGACTTCCTCGTCCGCTTCCAGGCTCCCGAGGGCTACTTCTACGTCGGCATCTTCGACGCCCTCACGAAGGAGCTCGACGAACGAGTCATCAACGCGCCGATCCAGGACTGCGGCCGCACCGACCGCTACCAGGCGGGCTACCGGCACGGCGGCGGCCTCGCGATCGCGGCGCTCGCGCGGGCAGCGACCCTCGACGACGACGGAGACCTCACGCGCGAGCAGTACCTTGCCGCGGCCCGCCGCGGCTTCGAGCACCTCGAGGCGCACAACGTCGAGCACCTCTGGGACGGTCGCGAGAACGCGCTCGACGACGCGTGCGCGCTGCTGGCGGCGGCCGAGCTCGTCGCTGCCGGTGCGAGCGACGCCAGGCCCGCGGCCGAGCGACGCGCGAGCAGTCTCGTCGCACGCTACGTCCGGCCCGACGACGGGCCCGGCTGGTTCGACCTCGACGGGACAGGGACCCCCTTCTTCCATGCGGCCGAGCCGGGACTTCCCGTCGTCGCGCTGCTGCGCGCCGCCGATGTCCTCGGCGGAGCGCTCGCCGACGACGCGCGGGCCGTGGCGGTGCGAGCGATGACTGACGTGCTCGACCGGACGTCCGCCGTCGTCAACCCGTTCGGCTACCCGCGGCAGCTCACGCAGCCGCTCGGCGGGGGACCGCGAGAGGCGTTCTTCTTCCCTCACGCGAACGAGACCGGCTACTGGTGGCAGGGCGAGAACGCGGGGATCTCCTCGCTCGCGACGGCTGCTCTCCTCGCTGCCGACCATGCGGCGCCGGGACTGCGCGAGCGGCTCCGAGCCTTCGCGTCCGACCAGGTCGGTTGGGTTCTCGGACGCAACCCCTTCGACGTCTGCATGCTCCAGGGCCGTGGCCGCGGTGTCGTCGAGTACGAGTCCGACTTCCCCAACGCACCAGGCGGCATCGTCAACGGCATCACGTCGGGATGGACCGACGAGGACGACATCGCCTTCCTCCCGCACGAGGCCCCGCCAGGCGACTCCTGGCGCTGGTCCGAGCAGTGGATCCCGCACACCGCGTGGTTCGCGCTCGCCGTCGCCACCCTCTGA
- a CDS encoding carbohydrate ABC transporter permease, whose product MTAPTTTLPARRRRRDTRSGLGRSGPWRFVVHGLVWAYVALLAVPLYYLVVSSFKGNLGIITQPFSPIAGFTTENFAKAFTQATLGPALLNQAYITVGASVLTLALALPAAYALARARGRLGVALERLFALGFLVPGFAALVPTVMLAIAMSLFHTREFLILFLPASAMPLSVILLTQAMRSVPKELEESAVLDGAGQWRTLWSVFLPLTLPTTVVVAILNFLSFWNEYFFSLVIIGPDKAVRTAQVALPTLSLANASQYGVLAAGIVITLVPVYVLYAFFADKMEGAVLAGALKG is encoded by the coding sequence ATGACCGCCCCCACCACCACCCTCCCGGCGCGGCGCCGCCGCCGCGACACACGTTCCGGACTGGGACGCTCCGGCCCCTGGCGCTTCGTCGTGCACGGCCTCGTCTGGGCCTACGTCGCGCTGCTCGCCGTCCCGCTGTACTACCTCGTCGTCTCGTCGTTCAAGGGCAACCTCGGGATCATCACCCAGCCCTTCTCGCCGATCGCCGGCTTCACGACCGAGAACTTCGCCAAGGCGTTCACCCAGGCGACCCTCGGGCCGGCCCTCCTCAACCAGGCCTACATCACCGTCGGAGCGTCGGTCCTCACGCTCGCGCTCGCGCTGCCCGCCGCCTACGCGCTCGCACGGGCCCGCGGCAGGCTCGGAGTCGCGCTCGAACGACTCTTCGCGCTCGGGTTCCTCGTGCCCGGCTTCGCCGCGCTCGTGCCGACGGTCATGCTCGCGATCGCGATGTCGCTCTTCCACACGCGCGAGTTCCTCATCCTCTTCCTGCCCGCGAGCGCCATGCCGCTCTCGGTCATCCTCCTCACCCAGGCGATGAGGTCGGTGCCGAAGGAGCTCGAGGAGTCCGCCGTCCTCGACGGCGCGGGGCAGTGGCGCACGCTGTGGTCGGTCTTCCTGCCGCTCACGCTGCCGACGACGGTCGTCGTCGCGATCCTCAACTTCCTGTCCTTCTGGAACGAGTACTTCTTCTCGCTCGTCATCATCGGCCCCGACAAGGCAGTGCGGACCGCGCAGGTCGCCCTGCCGACCCTCTCCCTCGCCAACGCCTCGCAGTACGGTGTGCTCGCTGCGGGGATCGTCATCACTCTCGTTCCGGTCTACGTCCTCTACGCGTTCTTCGCCGACAAGATGGAAGGTGCGGTGCTCGCAGGTGCTCTCAAGGGATGA
- a CDS encoding GntR family transcriptional regulator, which translates to MDEHGRSAPSRTNGADPLWLQAAGLIAADVRSGALAPGDRLPAERDLSVSLDISRVTLRKALAHLVARGVLTSTHGRGWFVATPAAPSEWPNRLESFTETARRQGLTPSTTAVGATVRPSTLDESERLGSTAGAPLLDLERVRLLDGVRIAVDHALVPLAAAPGIEDDDLSTGSLFAALRARGAVPHRADATIESRAADARLAELLEAAPGAPVLLLDEIVRAADGTVLLWSRVSYHGERYRLRTTFATED; encoded by the coding sequence ATGGACGAGCACGGGAGGTCTGCCCCCTCACGCACGAACGGAGCCGACCCGCTCTGGCTCCAGGCTGCAGGACTCATCGCCGCGGACGTCCGGTCCGGTGCGCTCGCACCGGGAGACAGGCTCCCCGCCGAACGTGACCTCAGCGTCTCGCTCGACATCTCACGCGTGACCCTGCGCAAGGCCCTCGCCCACCTCGTCGCGCGAGGCGTCCTCACCTCGACGCACGGTCGCGGCTGGTTCGTCGCGACACCGGCCGCGCCCAGCGAGTGGCCCAACCGCCTCGAGTCGTTCACCGAGACAGCACGACGACAAGGACTCACCCCGTCGACGACAGCCGTCGGGGCGACGGTGCGCCCCTCGACGCTCGACGAGTCCGAGCGCCTCGGCAGCACCGCGGGCGCGCCCCTCCTCGACCTCGAGCGCGTCCGCCTGCTCGACGGTGTCCGCATCGCCGTCGACCACGCCCTCGTGCCGCTCGCCGCCGCACCCGGCATCGAGGACGACGACCTCTCGACCGGTTCGCTGTTCGCCGCGCTGCGCGCACGCGGCGCAGTCCCGCACCGCGCGGACGCGACGATCGAGTCGCGCGCCGCCGACGCACGACTCGCGGAGCTGCTCGAGGCCGCTCCGGGAGCCCCCGTCCTCCTGCTCGACGAGATCGTGCGCGCCGCCGACGGCACGGTGCTGCTGTGGTCCCGCGTCTCCTACCACGGGGAGCGGTACAGGCTTCGGACGACCTTCGCGACGGAGGACTGA
- a CDS encoding ABC transporter substrate-binding protein — MRKTAPISAALLALGLTACSGGADDGATTELVLQTNWTSAGTESKPLKDALASFTEKTGITVKVLENGDDLNQVYETSLLAGEEADVLLVGLLEKQLDWAKNGAVVDVADYVDEWGLTDAIPAAALADWTDSEGSLRGFPYAGFTWPWWYNTALLEEAGLEVPTTNDELIATTDRLRELGYGGIATGGNDWSGQKLFLQYIQTYMTPEETVKVFAEGRTCSSPAAMKGIEEFVRLRDAGVFVDGVEGLTSDQASALYLTGKALSSPMGSWAYQGTDAGIASTTYLGGMPVAPGSTATKPLAYNGSTSAGWWISPNGAKKLDAVRKLVEHMFSTDVMSSMVVGGTVMATDVTLDVSKVESPLLQQSFTDLPGRVQWAVMPDLHVPADVSNPMYRATSIAFTKGNDAKTVCAMVDETYDAAR, encoded by the coding sequence TTGCGCAAGACCGCCCCGATCAGCGCCGCACTCCTCGCACTCGGTCTCACCGCGTGCAGCGGAGGAGCCGACGACGGTGCCACGACCGAGCTCGTCCTCCAGACGAACTGGACCTCCGCCGGGACAGAGAGCAAGCCCCTCAAGGACGCCCTGGCGTCCTTCACCGAGAAGACCGGCATCACCGTCAAGGTCCTCGAGAACGGCGACGACCTCAACCAGGTCTACGAGACCTCGCTCCTCGCCGGGGAAGAGGCAGACGTCCTCCTCGTCGGACTCCTCGAGAAGCAGCTCGACTGGGCGAAGAACGGAGCCGTCGTCGACGTCGCGGACTACGTCGACGAGTGGGGCCTGACCGACGCCATCCCCGCCGCAGCGCTCGCCGACTGGACCGACTCCGAGGGCAGCCTCCGCGGCTTCCCCTACGCCGGCTTCACCTGGCCCTGGTGGTACAACACGGCCCTCCTCGAGGAGGCCGGGCTCGAGGTCCCCACGACGAACGACGAGCTCATCGCCACCACCGACCGCCTCCGAGAGCTCGGCTACGGCGGCATCGCCACAGGCGGCAACGACTGGTCCGGGCAGAAGCTGTTCCTCCAGTACATCCAGACCTACATGACGCCCGAGGAGACCGTGAAGGTCTTCGCCGAGGGGCGAACCTGCTCCAGCCCGGCCGCGATGAAGGGCATCGAGGAGTTCGTCCGGCTCCGCGACGCAGGCGTGTTCGTCGACGGCGTCGAAGGCCTCACCTCCGACCAGGCGTCCGCCCTCTACCTCACCGGGAAGGCGCTCTCCTCGCCGATGGGCTCGTGGGCCTACCAGGGCACAGACGCCGGCATCGCGTCGACCACCTACCTCGGCGGCATGCCCGTCGCCCCGGGGTCGACCGCGACCAAGCCGCTCGCCTACAACGGCTCGACCTCCGCAGGATGGTGGATCAGCCCCAACGGCGCCAAGAAGCTCGACGCCGTCCGCAAGCTCGTCGAGCACATGTTCTCGACCGACGTCATGAGCTCCATGGTCGTCGGTGGAACCGTCATGGCGACCGACGTCACCCTCGACGTCAGCAAGGTCGAGTCGCCGCTCCTCCAGCAGTCGTTCACCGACCTCCCCGGTCGCGTGCAGTGGGCCGTCATGCCCGACCTCCACGTCCCCGCCGACGTCTCCAACCCCATGTACCGCGCCACGTCGATCGCCTTCACGAAGGGCAACGACGCGAAGACCGTGTGCGCCATGGTCGACGAGACCTACGACGCAGCCCGGTGA
- a CDS encoding OFA family MFS transporter, translating into MRVLEREATIAPAGYNRWLIPPAALAIHLSIGQVYSFSVLKNPLLERFGTSHTSIAVIFSIAIVMLGLSAAFGGAWMERNGPRKAMVLSTIFWVTGFLVGALGVHLGQLWILYLGYGVIGGMGLGIGYISPVSTLMKWFPDRPGLATGLAIMGFGGGALVASPLTAKLLSSFGESPADAIVPTMLTLAAIYAVMMTLGAVVIRVPAPGWKPEGWTPSTKVSAMQTTADVRVSRAVRTPQFYLLWVVLFVNITAGIGILEQAAPMIQDFFPAVTAATAAGFVGLLSLANLSGRIGWSTASDAIGRKRMYMVYLGVGTLLYGTLFLLGGSNVALFVLVTVVLLTFYGGGFATIPAYLRDLFGTIEVGAIHGRLLTAWSAAGVAGPLIVNGIMDSREKSGVTGADMYLPAMAVMTVLLVIGFVANLFVRPVDPKHHEPVAGSAQGAAAPAPASPVDTAEPELGTTTPDAGSPELVATTAEES; encoded by the coding sequence ATGCGCGTACTTGAACGTGAGGCGACGATCGCCCCAGCCGGCTACAACAGGTGGCTCATCCCCCCTGCTGCTCTGGCCATCCACCTGTCCATCGGGCAGGTCTACTCCTTCTCGGTGCTGAAGAACCCGCTCCTCGAGCGCTTCGGCACGTCCCACACGTCGATCGCCGTGATCTTCTCGATCGCGATCGTCATGCTCGGCCTCTCGGCCGCCTTCGGCGGCGCCTGGATGGAACGCAACGGGCCTCGCAAGGCGATGGTCCTCTCGACGATCTTCTGGGTGACCGGGTTCCTCGTCGGTGCCCTCGGCGTGCACCTGGGCCAGCTGTGGATCCTCTACCTCGGCTACGGGGTCATCGGCGGCATGGGCCTCGGCATCGGCTACATCTCGCCCGTGTCGACGCTCATGAAGTGGTTCCCGGACCGCCCGGGCCTCGCGACCGGTCTCGCGATCATGGGCTTCGGTGGCGGCGCGCTCGTCGCCTCGCCGCTCACGGCGAAGCTCCTCTCGTCGTTCGGCGAGAGCCCCGCCGACGCGATCGTCCCGACGATGCTCACGCTCGCCGCGATCTACGCGGTGATGATGACGCTCGGCGCCGTCGTCATCCGCGTGCCCGCCCCGGGCTGGAAGCCCGAGGGCTGGACGCCGTCGACGAAGGTCTCGGCGATGCAGACGACGGCCGACGTGCGCGTCTCGCGCGCGGTGCGCACCCCGCAGTTCTACCTGCTGTGGGTCGTACTGTTCGTCAACATCACGGCGGGCATCGGCATCCTCGAGCAGGCTGCGCCGATGATCCAGGACTTCTTCCCCGCCGTGACGGCTGCGACGGCCGCGGGCTTCGTCGGCCTGCTGTCCCTCGCGAACCTCTCGGGTCGCATCGGCTGGTCGACGGCCTCCGACGCGATCGGCCGCAAGCGCATGTACATGGTGTACCTCGGCGTGGGCACCCTCCTCTACGGGACGCTCTTCCTGCTGGGCGGATCGAACGTCGCGCTCTTCGTGCTGGTCACCGTCGTGCTGCTGACGTTCTACGGCGGCGGCTTCGCGACGATCCCCGCGTACCTCAGGGACCTCTTCGGGACGATCGAGGTCGGCGCGATCCACGGCCGCCTGCTCACCGCGTGGTCGGCGGCGGGCGTCGCAGGACCGCTCATCGTCAACGGGATCATGGACTCCCGCGAGAAGTCCGGCGTGACGGGTGCGGACATGTACCTGCCGGCGATGGCGGTCATGACGGTGCTGCTCGTCATCGGGTTCGTCGCGAACCTCTTCGTCCGCCCGGTCGACCCGAAGCACCACGAGCCGGTCGCCGGCTCCGCGCAGGGTGCGGCTGCACCCGCGCCGGCGTCACCTGTCGACACGGCCGAGCCCGAGCTCGGCACCACCACGCCCGACGCCGGCTCGCCCGAGCTCGTCGCCACGACCGCTGAGGAGAGCTGA
- a CDS encoding carbohydrate ABC transporter permease has translation MTLTVDTPPAARGPLTAARPGSTRPDGTLRRNAGLVLALPAVLWFLVFTVGPLVSLFYFAQTSWRGLIAPRMFVGGENFAKLVRDPVFHEAARNSLVQLLVVLPVVVVVAFMIAYYVSLRPRGHRIVRAVLFTPVLLSAPALAMVFAGVFAPSGLVNGALDIVGLGHLTAPWLARADTAFVAIIIVMLWSSVSVSAVMLASSLNTLPGEILEAAELDGCGHWRRMWLVAFPMCKEFVGVVTTLQFLWTLFSSAAVVLLLTRGGPGTATVNLSFLVYDYAFNQSKVGYSQAIAVMLFGAGVVGLLVIRRVFRAQH, from the coding sequence GTGACCCTCACCGTCGACACCCCGCCCGCAGCCCGCGGGCCGCTCACCGCCGCGCGGCCGGGCAGCACCCGTCCCGACGGCACGCTCCGACGGAACGCCGGGCTCGTGCTCGCGCTGCCCGCCGTCCTGTGGTTCCTCGTCTTCACGGTCGGCCCGCTCGTCAGCCTCTTCTACTTCGCACAGACCAGCTGGCGGGGGCTCATCGCTCCACGCATGTTCGTCGGCGGGGAGAACTTCGCGAAGCTCGTGCGGGACCCCGTCTTCCACGAGGCGGCCCGCAACTCGCTCGTCCAGCTGCTCGTCGTCCTGCCCGTCGTCGTGGTCGTCGCGTTCATGATCGCCTACTACGTCTCGCTCAGGCCGCGCGGGCACCGGATCGTCCGTGCCGTCCTCTTCACGCCGGTGCTGCTCTCCGCGCCCGCGCTCGCGATGGTGTTCGCCGGTGTCTTCGCGCCGTCCGGCCTCGTCAACGGCGCGCTCGACATCGTCGGGCTCGGCCACCTCACGGCACCGTGGCTCGCACGCGCCGACACCGCGTTCGTCGCGATCATCATCGTCATGCTGTGGTCCTCGGTCTCGGTCTCGGCCGTCATGCTCGCGTCGTCCCTCAACACGCTCCCGGGCGAGATCCTCGAGGCCGCCGAGCTCGACGGGTGCGGGCACTGGCGCCGCATGTGGCTCGTCGCGTTCCCCATGTGCAAGGAGTTCGTCGGGGTCGTCACGACGCTGCAGTTCCTCTGGACCCTCTTCTCGTCCGCCGCTGTCGTCCTGCTCCTCACGCGCGGTGGCCCCGGCACGGCAACCGTGAACCTCTCGTTCCTCGTGTACGACTACGCCTTCAACCAGTCGAAGGTCGGCTACTCCCAGGCGATCGCCGTCATGCTCTTCGGCGCCGGCGTCGTCGGGCTCCTCGTCATCCGTCGCGTCTTCCGCGCACAGCACTGA